A window from Falco naumanni isolate bFalNau1 chromosome 3, bFalNau1.pat, whole genome shotgun sequence encodes these proteins:
- the IMPACT gene encoding protein IMPACT isoform X2 codes for MRTRPAPAPPALPLLPQVPMAAGDAEVAQQQIDEIEALSSIYGEDWCVVDEDEKIYCIKINDCLDQPKWTICLQVILPPGYPTAEPPIYQLNAPWLRREDYMELANSLEEIYVQNLGESILYLWVEKIREVLIEKARSSDQDPDIKKTSEEVDEDGGDDFLLDYQPIQEEQIKMLNYITSENQEDEELPSIHHGNPITDRRSTFQAHLAPVVTLKQVKRVLEKLNENKKIASATHNIYAYRIYCEDKQTFLQDCEDDGETAAGGRLLHLMQILNVHNVLVVVSRWYGGILLGPDRFKHINNCARNVLVEYNYVPSVEESSKQAGKSKKIRKDKKRTEH; via the exons ATGCGCACACGGCCTGCGCCGGCgccgcctgccctgcccctcctccctCAGGTGCCCATGGCGGCGGGCGACGCGGAAGTGGCCCAGCAACAA ATTGATGAAATTGAAGCTCTTTCATCCATATATGGTGAAGACTGGTGTGTTGTTGATGAAGATGAAAAAATCTATTGCATTAAGATAAATGACTGTCTGGATCAACCAAAATGGACCATCTGTTTGCAG GTGATTTTGCCACCAGGATATCCAACTGCAGAGCCACCTATTTATCAACTAAA TGCCCCTTGGCTTCGGAGAGAAGATTATATGGAACTAGCAAATAGCTTGGAAGAAATATATGT ACAGAACCTTGGCGAAAGTATACTTTATTTATGGGTGGAGAAGATACGAGAAGTTCTGATAGAAAAGGCACGGTCATCAGATCAAG ATCCAGATATTAAGAAAACCAGTGAAGAAGTTGATGAAGATGGTGGAGATGATTTTCTCTTAGACTATCAGCCCATTCAggaagaacaaattaaaatgttaaattacaTTACATCTGAAAATcaagaag ATGAAGAACTGCCATCCATACATCATGGAAACCCAATTACAGATCGAAGGAGTACTTTCCAGGCACATCTGGCTCCTGTGGTAACACTCAAACAA gTAAAGAGAGTTCTTGAAAAATTGAATGAGAACAAGAAAATTGCAAGTGCTACCCACAACATATATGCATACAG aatatACTGTGAAGATAAGCAGACATTCTTACAGGATTGTGAAGATGATGGGGAGACAGCAGCAGGTGGACGTCTTCTTCATCTTATGCAG attctGAATGTCCACAATGTATTAGTTGTGGTATCCCGCTGGTATGGAGGTATTCTCTTAGGACCAGATCGTTTTAAACATATAAACAATTGTGCAAGAAATGTACTTGTGGAATACAACTATGTACCTTCAGTG gaagaATCATCTAAACAAGcaggaaagagcaaaaagataaggaaggacaagaagagaacagaacactaa
- the LOC121084930 gene encoding uncharacterized protein LOC121084930, with the protein MRPGGVAQRWRGRCGRCRRQHGAPAGQPQRCRSAGVGARVGVRLRRRGACPGPLWSVCPCDRCCVPEPTWRAGRKGRGAAQGRSQSVAGTAGQWWPSLGAGPRLLLGQAPAGTSRTEAKWRSLSVHQLLLCEGLLQPPCPAPRLRLSRDCLGTRGFPFPWPVFLRDKRGSSSFSAFVPIACRAAPLNHSCVFLKERVISSDKFVPRLGLIAVPSKGNSTFILLLSDTSRNCLSLLQCCFEEQKAFLILVNLAHTITQFEAQIQAGQRIDDNSPEEKDLGMLVDEKLDTAQ; encoded by the exons ATGCGCCCGGGGGGAGTTGCGCAGCGGTGGCGGGGACGCTGCGGCCGGTGCCGCCGCCAGCACGGTGCCCCGGCGGGCCAGCCGCAGCGCTGCCGCTCGGCGGGTGTCGGCGCACGGGTGGGTGTCCGTCTGCGGCGCCGCGGGGCTTGTCCGGGCCCTCTTTGGTCGGTGTGCCCGTGCGATCGCTGTTGCGTCCCGGAGCCCACCTGGCGAGCGGGTCGGaagggcagaggggctgctcAGGGGCGCTCGCAGAGTGTTGCCGGGACAGCCGGGCAGTGGTGGCCCAGCCTCGGGGCAGGGCCGCGGCTCCTGCTTGGGCAGGCCCCGGCTGGCACCTCCCGGACCGAGGCGAAGTGGCGAAGCCTGTCCGTGCATCAGCTACTTCTGTGTGAGGgcctcctgcagcctccctgcccagcccctcggCTCCGGCTCTCTCGGGACTGCCTCGGCACCCGCGGCTTTCCCTTCCCGTGGCCCGTGTTCCTGAGGGACAAGCGGGGTAGttcctccttctctgcctttgtCCCCATTGCCTGCCGTGCAGCTCCCCTGAACCATTCTtgtgtgtttctgaaagaaCGCGTGATCTCGAGTGATAAATTTGTTCCCAGGTTAGGTTTAATTGCTGTCCCAAGTAAAGGAAATTCAACATTTATCCTACTTCTCTCA GATACCTCCAGAAACTGCCTGAGCTTGCTTCAGTGCTGCTTTGAGGAGCAAAAAGCCTTCCTAATCTTAGTTAATCTGGCTCACACCATCACGCAATTtgaagcacaaatacaggctgggcagagaataGATGAcaacagccctgaggagaaagacttgggaaTGTTAGTGGATGAGAAGCTTGACACGGCCCAATAA
- the IMPACT gene encoding protein IMPACT isoform X1 — MRTRPAPAPPALPLLPQVPMAAGDAEVAQQQIDEIEALSSIYGEDWCVVDEDEKIYCIKINDCLDQPKWTICLQVILPPGYPTAEPPIYQLNAPWLRREDYMELANSLEEIYVQNLGESILYLWVEKIREVLIEKARSSDQDPDIKKTSEEVDEDGGDDFLLDYQPIQEEQIKMLNYITSENQEVDEELPSIHHGNPITDRRSTFQAHLAPVVTLKQVKRVLEKLNENKKIASATHNIYAYRIYCEDKQTFLQDCEDDGETAAGGRLLHLMQILNVHNVLVVVSRWYGGILLGPDRFKHINNCARNVLVEYNYVPSVEESSKQAGKSKKIRKDKKRTEH, encoded by the exons ATGCGCACACGGCCTGCGCCGGCgccgcctgccctgcccctcctccctCAGGTGCCCATGGCGGCGGGCGACGCGGAAGTGGCCCAGCAACAA ATTGATGAAATTGAAGCTCTTTCATCCATATATGGTGAAGACTGGTGTGTTGTTGATGAAGATGAAAAAATCTATTGCATTAAGATAAATGACTGTCTGGATCAACCAAAATGGACCATCTGTTTGCAG GTGATTTTGCCACCAGGATATCCAACTGCAGAGCCACCTATTTATCAACTAAA TGCCCCTTGGCTTCGGAGAGAAGATTATATGGAACTAGCAAATAGCTTGGAAGAAATATATGT ACAGAACCTTGGCGAAAGTATACTTTATTTATGGGTGGAGAAGATACGAGAAGTTCTGATAGAAAAGGCACGGTCATCAGATCAAG ATCCAGATATTAAGAAAACCAGTGAAGAAGTTGATGAAGATGGTGGAGATGATTTTCTCTTAGACTATCAGCCCATTCAggaagaacaaattaaaatgttaaattacaTTACATCTGAAAATcaagaag TAGATGAAGAACTGCCATCCATACATCATGGAAACCCAATTACAGATCGAAGGAGTACTTTCCAGGCACATCTGGCTCCTGTGGTAACACTCAAACAA gTAAAGAGAGTTCTTGAAAAATTGAATGAGAACAAGAAAATTGCAAGTGCTACCCACAACATATATGCATACAG aatatACTGTGAAGATAAGCAGACATTCTTACAGGATTGTGAAGATGATGGGGAGACAGCAGCAGGTGGACGTCTTCTTCATCTTATGCAG attctGAATGTCCACAATGTATTAGTTGTGGTATCCCGCTGGTATGGAGGTATTCTCTTAGGACCAGATCGTTTTAAACATATAAACAATTGTGCAAGAAATGTACTTGTGGAATACAACTATGTACCTTCAGTG gaagaATCATCTAAACAAGcaggaaagagcaaaaagataaggaaggacaagaagagaacagaacactaa